In a single window of the Gossypium hirsutum isolate 1008001.06 chromosome D02, Gossypium_hirsutum_v2.1, whole genome shotgun sequence genome:
- the LOC107909824 gene encoding lipoxygenase 6, chloroplastic isoform X2, translating into MSAGQGDWSTFSGTALRPPPRLYGVPVLLSFSRTTRSRPLVRAVISDDKAVESAKTSPLDQKHSNGSSDSSSKQVKAVVTIKKKMKENITEKIENQWEMLMNGIGRGILIQLISEEIDPVTNSGKSVEAFVRGWLPKPQEHDNILQYVADFTLPSDFGRPGAVLITNQHAKEFHLLEIVIQDFDGVPIYFPANTWIHSLNDNPESRIIFRNQAYLPSQTPPGLKDLRREDLLSIRGNGKGERMPYERIYDYDVYNDLGKPDKERDLARPVLGGEERPYPRRCRTGRPASKIDPLCESRIEKPHPVYVPRDEAFEEIKQDTFSAGRLKALLHNLVPLMAATLSSSDIPFTCFSEIDKLYNDGFILKDDEQRKLGDNLFIGNMMKQVLNVGQKLLKYEIPAVIRKDRFSWLRDNEFARQALAGVNPVNIEILKEFPILSKLDPAIYGPPESVITKELIEQELHGMSVDKALEEKRLFMVDFHDMLLPFIKRINNLPGRKSYASRTVFFYTKTGILRPIAIELSLPPTPSSNRNKYVYTHGHDATTYWIWKLAKAHVCANDAGVHQLVNHWLRTHACMEPYIIATHRQLSSMHPIYKLLHPHMRYTLEINALARQSLINGGGIIEASFSPGKYAMELSAAAYESWRFDREALPADLIHRGMAVEDPSAPGGLKLLIEDYPYAADGLLIWSAIKEWVESYVEHFYTEPDSVTTDVELQAWWSEIKNRGHHDKRNEPWWPKLATKEDLSGILTTMIWTASGQHAAINFGQYPFGGYMPNRPTLMRKLIPQETNPDFEKFMQNPQRTFLSSLPTQLQATKIMAVQDTLSTHSPDEEYLGKMNEFHSSWINDHKVLQMFDRFAAKLGEIEEIINERNKDIRLKNRTGAGIPPYELLLPSSGPGVTGRGIPNSVSI; encoded by the exons ATGAGCGCCGGTCAAGGTGACTG GTCAACTTTCTCCGGCACTGCCCTCCGGCCACCTCCACGGCTCTATGGGGTTCCGGTGCTGCTCTCCTTTTCCCGGACTACGAGGTCAAGGCCCCTGGTTCGTGCCGTCATCAGTGATGACAAGGCTGTGGAATCAGCTAAAACCTCGCCACTTGATCAAAAACACAGTAATGGCTCATCTGATTCTTCCTCTAAGCAAGTGAAGGCTGTTGTGACTATAAAGAAAAAGATGAAGGAAAACATCACTGAGAAGATTGAGAACCAATGGGAAATGTTGATGAATGGGATCGGTCGTGGGATCTTGATTCAGCTCATCAGTGAAGAGATTGATCCTg TTACTAATTCGGGGAAGAGCGTTGAGGCTTTTGTAAGGGGATggttgccaaagcctcaagaacATGACAACATACTTCAATATGTAGCAGATTTTACTCTCCCATCCGACTTCGGTAGACCCGGGGCTGTTCTCATCACCAACCAGCATGCCAAGGAATTCCACCTGCTGGAGATTGTTATTCAAGATTTCGATGGAGTCCCTATTTACTTCCCTGCAAATACCTGGATCCATTCTCTGAATGATAATCCGGAAAGTCGAATTATATTCCGAAATCAA GCATACTTACCATCACAAACACCGCCTGGCCTTAAAGACCTACGAAGGGAAGATTTGCTCAGCATCCGTGGTAACGGGAAAGGCGAGAGAATGCCTTATGAAAGAATTTACGATTACGATGTTTATAATGATTTAGGTAAACCTGACAAGGAGAGAGATCTTGCTAGGCCGGTTTTGGGTGGCGAGGAAAGGCCTTATCCTAGGCGGTGTAGAACTGGCCGACCGGCTTCTAAAATAG ATCCACTTTGTGAGAGTAGAATCGAAAAGCCTCATCCTGTTTACGTACCTCGGGATGAGGCCTTCGAGGAGATCAAGCAGGATACTTTCTCTGCTGGGAGGTTGAAAGCACTTCTTCACAATCTTGTACCATTGATGGCTGCTACTTTGTCGAGTTCTGATATTCCGTTCACATGCTTTTCGGAGATAGATAAGCTATACAATGACGGTTTCATCTTGAAAGACGATGAGCAAAGAAAACTAGGTGACAATCTATTCATCGGCAATATGATGAAACAAGTTCTGAATGTAGGCCAAAAGTTGCTAAAATATGAAATCCCAGCTGTTATAAGAA AGGACAGATTTTCATGGTTGCGAGACAATGAATTTGCACGCCAGGCTTTGGCCGGAGTCAATCCTGTGAATATCGAGATTTTGAAG GAATTTCCGATTCTTAGCAAACTAGACCCTGCTATTTATGGCCCCCCGGAATCAGTGATCACTAAGGAATTGATCGAGCAAGAACTTCACGGAATGAGTGTGGATAAG GCTCTCGAGGAAAAAAGATTGTTTATGGTTGATTTCCATGATATGCTTTTGCCTTTTATCAAGAGGATAAACAACTTACCAGGGAGAAAGTCTTATGCATCCCGGACGGTGTTCTTCTATACCAAGACCGGAATTCTAAGGCCAATAGCTATCGAGCTTTCACTTCCTCCCACACCTTCATCAAATCGGAATAAATATGTTTATACTCATGGACATGATGCTACAACATACTGGATTTGGAAACTAGCCAAAGCTCATGTTTGTGCAAATGATGCCGGTGTCCATCAGCTTGTAAATCACTG GTTGCGTACTCATGCTTGCATGGAGCCATACATAATTGCAACTCACAGACAGCTTAGCTCAATGCACCCTATTTACAAGCTGCTTCACCCTCATATGCGCTACACGCTAGAAATTAATGCGCTTGCACGACAAAGTTTAATTAACGGAGGTGGGATAATTGAGGCTTCTTTCAGCCCCGGAAAGTACGCCATGGAGCTAAGTGCTGCTGCTTACGAGAGTTGGCGGTTTGACAGGGAAGCATTGCCCGCGGATCTGATTCATAG GGGCATGGCAGTGGAGGATCCTTCAGCTCCCGGTGGCCTGAAACTTTTGATCGAGGACTACCCTTATGCAGCCGATGGACTGCTCATTTGGTCTGCCATCAAAGAATGGGTAGAATCCTATGTCGAACACTTTTATACCGAACCCGATTCCGTCACGACTGATGTTGAGCTCCAAGCCTGGTGGAGTGAGATCAAGAACCGAGGTCACCATGACAAAAGGAATGAACCCTGGTGGCCTAAACTCGCCACGAAAGAAGACTTGTCTGGGATACTTACAACAATGATCTGGACTGCATCAGGCCAGCATGCAGCTATAAACTTCGGACAGTACCCATTCGGAGGATACATGCCAAACCGTCCCACTCTCATGAGGAAACTTATACCGCAAGAAACCAATCCCGACTTTGAGAAATTCATGCAGAACCCTCAGCGCACATTTCTATCCTCATTGCCGACACAGCTTCAAGCAACTAAAATCATGGCCGTTCAGGACACTTTATCAACTCATTCTCCAGATGAAGAGTATTTGGGTAAAATGAACGAATTTCATAGCAGCTGGATCAATGATCATAAAGTGTTACAAATGTTCGACCGATTCGCCGCAAAACTTGGGGAAATCGAGGAAATCATAAACGAAAGAAACAAGGATATAAGACTTAAAAACCGAACCGGTGCAGGCATTCCTCCATACGAACTGCTGCTGCCTTCATCAGGCCCTGGTGTAACTGGTCGTGGAATACCCAACAGCGTTTCCATTTGA
- the LOC107909824 gene encoding lipoxygenase 6, chloroplastic isoform X1 — MLAFKPKPSSLRSTFSGTALRPPPRLYGVPVLLSFSRTTRSRPLVRAVISDDKAVESAKTSPLDQKHSNGSSDSSSKQVKAVVTIKKKMKENITEKIENQWEMLMNGIGRGILIQLISEEIDPVTNSGKSVEAFVRGWLPKPQEHDNILQYVADFTLPSDFGRPGAVLITNQHAKEFHLLEIVIQDFDGVPIYFPANTWIHSLNDNPESRIIFRNQAYLPSQTPPGLKDLRREDLLSIRGNGKGERMPYERIYDYDVYNDLGKPDKERDLARPVLGGEERPYPRRCRTGRPASKIDPLCESRIEKPHPVYVPRDEAFEEIKQDTFSAGRLKALLHNLVPLMAATLSSSDIPFTCFSEIDKLYNDGFILKDDEQRKLGDNLFIGNMMKQVLNVGQKLLKYEIPAVIRKDRFSWLRDNEFARQALAGVNPVNIEILKEFPILSKLDPAIYGPPESVITKELIEQELHGMSVDKALEEKRLFMVDFHDMLLPFIKRINNLPGRKSYASRTVFFYTKTGILRPIAIELSLPPTPSSNRNKYVYTHGHDATTYWIWKLAKAHVCANDAGVHQLVNHWLRTHACMEPYIIATHRQLSSMHPIYKLLHPHMRYTLEINALARQSLINGGGIIEASFSPGKYAMELSAAAYESWRFDREALPADLIHRGMAVEDPSAPGGLKLLIEDYPYAADGLLIWSAIKEWVESYVEHFYTEPDSVTTDVELQAWWSEIKNRGHHDKRNEPWWPKLATKEDLSGILTTMIWTASGQHAAINFGQYPFGGYMPNRPTLMRKLIPQETNPDFEKFMQNPQRTFLSSLPTQLQATKIMAVQDTLSTHSPDEEYLGKMNEFHSSWINDHKVLQMFDRFAAKLGEIEEIINERNKDIRLKNRTGAGIPPYELLLPSSGPGVTGRGIPNSVSI; from the exons ATGTTAGCTTTTAAACCAAAGCCTTCTTCCCTCAGGTCAACTTTCTCCGGCACTGCCCTCCGGCCACCTCCACGGCTCTATGGGGTTCCGGTGCTGCTCTCCTTTTCCCGGACTACGAGGTCAAGGCCCCTGGTTCGTGCCGTCATCAGTGATGACAAGGCTGTGGAATCAGCTAAAACCTCGCCACTTGATCAAAAACACAGTAATGGCTCATCTGATTCTTCCTCTAAGCAAGTGAAGGCTGTTGTGACTATAAAGAAAAAGATGAAGGAAAACATCACTGAGAAGATTGAGAACCAATGGGAAATGTTGATGAATGGGATCGGTCGTGGGATCTTGATTCAGCTCATCAGTGAAGAGATTGATCCTg TTACTAATTCGGGGAAGAGCGTTGAGGCTTTTGTAAGGGGATggttgccaaagcctcaagaacATGACAACATACTTCAATATGTAGCAGATTTTACTCTCCCATCCGACTTCGGTAGACCCGGGGCTGTTCTCATCACCAACCAGCATGCCAAGGAATTCCACCTGCTGGAGATTGTTATTCAAGATTTCGATGGAGTCCCTATTTACTTCCCTGCAAATACCTGGATCCATTCTCTGAATGATAATCCGGAAAGTCGAATTATATTCCGAAATCAA GCATACTTACCATCACAAACACCGCCTGGCCTTAAAGACCTACGAAGGGAAGATTTGCTCAGCATCCGTGGTAACGGGAAAGGCGAGAGAATGCCTTATGAAAGAATTTACGATTACGATGTTTATAATGATTTAGGTAAACCTGACAAGGAGAGAGATCTTGCTAGGCCGGTTTTGGGTGGCGAGGAAAGGCCTTATCCTAGGCGGTGTAGAACTGGCCGACCGGCTTCTAAAATAG ATCCACTTTGTGAGAGTAGAATCGAAAAGCCTCATCCTGTTTACGTACCTCGGGATGAGGCCTTCGAGGAGATCAAGCAGGATACTTTCTCTGCTGGGAGGTTGAAAGCACTTCTTCACAATCTTGTACCATTGATGGCTGCTACTTTGTCGAGTTCTGATATTCCGTTCACATGCTTTTCGGAGATAGATAAGCTATACAATGACGGTTTCATCTTGAAAGACGATGAGCAAAGAAAACTAGGTGACAATCTATTCATCGGCAATATGATGAAACAAGTTCTGAATGTAGGCCAAAAGTTGCTAAAATATGAAATCCCAGCTGTTATAAGAA AGGACAGATTTTCATGGTTGCGAGACAATGAATTTGCACGCCAGGCTTTGGCCGGAGTCAATCCTGTGAATATCGAGATTTTGAAG GAATTTCCGATTCTTAGCAAACTAGACCCTGCTATTTATGGCCCCCCGGAATCAGTGATCACTAAGGAATTGATCGAGCAAGAACTTCACGGAATGAGTGTGGATAAG GCTCTCGAGGAAAAAAGATTGTTTATGGTTGATTTCCATGATATGCTTTTGCCTTTTATCAAGAGGATAAACAACTTACCAGGGAGAAAGTCTTATGCATCCCGGACGGTGTTCTTCTATACCAAGACCGGAATTCTAAGGCCAATAGCTATCGAGCTTTCACTTCCTCCCACACCTTCATCAAATCGGAATAAATATGTTTATACTCATGGACATGATGCTACAACATACTGGATTTGGAAACTAGCCAAAGCTCATGTTTGTGCAAATGATGCCGGTGTCCATCAGCTTGTAAATCACTG GTTGCGTACTCATGCTTGCATGGAGCCATACATAATTGCAACTCACAGACAGCTTAGCTCAATGCACCCTATTTACAAGCTGCTTCACCCTCATATGCGCTACACGCTAGAAATTAATGCGCTTGCACGACAAAGTTTAATTAACGGAGGTGGGATAATTGAGGCTTCTTTCAGCCCCGGAAAGTACGCCATGGAGCTAAGTGCTGCTGCTTACGAGAGTTGGCGGTTTGACAGGGAAGCATTGCCCGCGGATCTGATTCATAG GGGCATGGCAGTGGAGGATCCTTCAGCTCCCGGTGGCCTGAAACTTTTGATCGAGGACTACCCTTATGCAGCCGATGGACTGCTCATTTGGTCTGCCATCAAAGAATGGGTAGAATCCTATGTCGAACACTTTTATACCGAACCCGATTCCGTCACGACTGATGTTGAGCTCCAAGCCTGGTGGAGTGAGATCAAGAACCGAGGTCACCATGACAAAAGGAATGAACCCTGGTGGCCTAAACTCGCCACGAAAGAAGACTTGTCTGGGATACTTACAACAATGATCTGGACTGCATCAGGCCAGCATGCAGCTATAAACTTCGGACAGTACCCATTCGGAGGATACATGCCAAACCGTCCCACTCTCATGAGGAAACTTATACCGCAAGAAACCAATCCCGACTTTGAGAAATTCATGCAGAACCCTCAGCGCACATTTCTATCCTCATTGCCGACACAGCTTCAAGCAACTAAAATCATGGCCGTTCAGGACACTTTATCAACTCATTCTCCAGATGAAGAGTATTTGGGTAAAATGAACGAATTTCATAGCAGCTGGATCAATGATCATAAAGTGTTACAAATGTTCGACCGATTCGCCGCAAAACTTGGGGAAATCGAGGAAATCATAAACGAAAGAAACAAGGATATAAGACTTAAAAACCGAACCGGTGCAGGCATTCCTCCATACGAACTGCTGCTGCCTTCATCAGGCCCTGGTGTAACTGGTCGTGGAATACCCAACAGCGTTTCCATTTGA